The Streptomyces sp. NBC_01255 genome window below encodes:
- a CDS encoding cytochrome c oxidase assembly protein produces MDHSGHGMTTDLPPFTLGRGLEFSPDLFFLIGCLAALGLYGWGVARLRRRGDAWPVSRTVFFVVGVLTIALVMCTKLNDYGMVMFSVHMVQHMVISMLSPILLLLGAPVTLALRALPVAGRGSTGPRELLLKLLHSRYMKVITHPGFTIPMFIASLYALYFTPLFDFLMGSKPGHIGMMVHFLMVGVVFFWPIMGVDPGPHRPGYVMRMLELFAGMPFHAFFGIALMMASEPMVKAYQNPPASLGIDALTDQNWAGGIAWAFSEIPSVLVLIALVYQWYHSEQRQAVRMDRAADRDGDKELEAYNAYLASLRTRSR; encoded by the coding sequence ATGGATCACAGCGGGCACGGCATGACCACGGATCTGCCGCCGTTCACGCTGGGGCGGGGCCTGGAGTTCTCTCCCGACCTCTTCTTCCTGATCGGCTGCCTCGCGGCACTCGGTCTCTACGGCTGGGGCGTGGCGCGGCTGCGGCGGCGCGGTGACGCGTGGCCGGTGAGCCGGACGGTGTTCTTCGTCGTCGGCGTCCTGACCATCGCCCTGGTGATGTGCACCAAGCTCAACGACTACGGCATGGTCATGTTCAGCGTGCACATGGTGCAGCACATGGTGATCTCCATGCTGTCGCCGATCCTGCTGCTGCTCGGCGCGCCGGTGACGCTGGCGCTGCGGGCGCTTCCGGTGGCGGGCCGGGGCTCGACGGGGCCGCGCGAGCTGCTCCTGAAGCTGCTGCACAGCCGGTACATGAAGGTGATCACGCACCCCGGCTTCACGATCCCGATGTTCATCGCGAGCCTGTACGCGCTGTACTTCACGCCGCTCTTCGACTTCCTGATGGGCTCCAAGCCCGGGCACATCGGGATGATGGTGCACTTCCTGATGGTCGGCGTGGTCTTCTTCTGGCCGATCATGGGCGTGGACCCGGGCCCGCACCGGCCGGGTTACGTGATGCGCATGCTGGAGCTGTTCGCGGGGATGCCGTTCCACGCGTTCTTCGGCATCGCGCTGATGATGGCCAGCGAGCCGATGGTGAAGGCGTACCAGAACCCGCCCGCCTCGCTGGGCATCGACGCCCTCACCGACCAGAACTGGGCGGGCGGCATCGCCTGGGCGTTCAGCGAGATCCCGTCCGTCCTCGTGCTGATCGCGCTGGTCTACCAGTGGTACCACTCCGAGCAGCGGCAGGCGGTCCGCATGGACCGGGCCGCCGACCGGGACGGGGACAAGGAGCTGGAGGCGTACAACGCGTATCTCGCCTCGCTCCGGACCCGGAGCCGGTGA
- a CDS encoding 6-phosphofructokinase has product MRIGVLTSGGDCPGLNAVIRSVVHRAVVDHGDEVIGFHDGWKGLLECDYRKLDLDAVGGILARGGTILGSSRVQPAHLVGGVETARGHVADLGLDAIIPIGGEGTLKAANLLSEAGLPIVGVPKTIDNDIASTDVTFGFDTAVTVATEALDRLKTTAESHQRVLVVEVMGRHTGWIALHSGMAAGAHAVVVPERPFDIDELTARVGERFEAGKRFAIVVVAEGAKPREGSMEFKTAGTDIYGHERFTGIANQLSVELERRLGKEARPVILGHVQRGGTPTAYDRVLATRFGWHAVEAAHRGEFGMLTALRGTDIVMVPLAQAVESLKTVPEDRYAEAECVL; this is encoded by the coding sequence ATGCGCATTGGTGTGCTCACCTCCGGCGGAGACTGCCCCGGTCTGAATGCCGTCATCCGTTCCGTCGTGCACCGCGCCGTCGTCGACCACGGTGACGAGGTCATCGGCTTCCACGACGGGTGGAAGGGCCTGCTGGAGTGTGACTACCGCAAGCTCGACCTCGACGCGGTGGGCGGCATACTCGCCCGCGGCGGCACCATCCTCGGCTCCTCCCGGGTCCAGCCCGCGCACCTGGTCGGCGGCGTCGAGACCGCCCGCGGCCACGTCGCGGACCTGGGCCTCGACGCCATCATCCCGATCGGCGGCGAGGGCACCCTCAAGGCGGCGAACCTCCTCTCCGAGGCGGGCCTGCCGATCGTCGGGGTCCCGAAGACCATCGACAACGACATCGCCTCCACCGACGTCACCTTCGGCTTCGACACGGCCGTCACCGTCGCCACCGAGGCCCTCGACCGGCTGAAGACGACCGCCGAGTCCCACCAGCGCGTCCTCGTCGTCGAGGTCATGGGCCGCCACACCGGCTGGATCGCGCTCCACTCCGGTATGGCCGCCGGCGCGCACGCCGTCGTCGTCCCGGAGCGCCCCTTCGACATCGACGAGCTGACCGCCCGCGTCGGCGAGCGGTTCGAGGCCGGCAAGCGGTTCGCGATAGTCGTCGTCGCCGAGGGCGCGAAGCCGCGCGAGGGCTCGATGGAGTTCAAGACCGCCGGCACCGACATCTACGGCCACGAGCGGTTCACCGGCATCGCCAACCAGCTCTCCGTCGAGCTGGAGCGGCGCCTCGGCAAGGAGGCCCGTCCGGTCATCCTCGGCCACGTCCAGCGCGGCGGTACCCCGACCGCGTACGACCGCGTCCTCGCGACCCGCTTCGGCTGGCACGCGGTGGAGGCGGCGCACCGCGGCGAGTTCGGCATGCTGACCGCGCTGCGCGGCACGGACATCGTGATGGTCCCGCTCGCGCAGGCCGTCGAGTCCCTCAAGACGGTCCCGGAGGACCGCTACGCCGAAGCCGAGTGCGTGCTCTGA
- a CDS encoding type 1 glutamine amidotransferase: MSDSSLRLVWVYPDLLSTYGDQGNVLVVQRRAEQRGLNVERVDVRSDQPVPTSGDIYLIGGGEDRPQRLAAERLRRDGGLSRAASNGAIIFSVCAGYQILGHEFINDLGEREAGLGLIDVISTRGEGARCVGDVLADIDPRLGLPQLTGFENHQGITHLGPTARPFARTVFGNGNGTGDGTEGAYNETVFGTYMHGPVMARNPQIADLLLKLALDVNALPPTDDRWYDALRAERIAAATQPA, translated from the coding sequence ATGAGTGACAGCAGCCTGCGCCTGGTCTGGGTCTACCCGGACCTGCTCAGCACCTACGGCGACCAGGGCAATGTCCTCGTCGTCCAGCGCCGCGCCGAGCAGCGCGGCCTCAACGTCGAGCGCGTCGACGTCCGCAGCGACCAGCCGGTGCCGACCTCCGGCGACATCTATCTGATCGGCGGCGGTGAGGACCGGCCGCAGCGGCTCGCGGCCGAGCGGCTGCGGCGGGACGGCGGTCTCAGCCGGGCAGCGTCCAACGGCGCGATCATCTTCTCGGTCTGCGCCGGCTACCAGATCCTGGGCCACGAGTTCATCAACGACCTCGGCGAGCGCGAGGCCGGCCTCGGCCTGATCGACGTGATCTCGACCCGCGGCGAGGGCGCGCGGTGCGTCGGCGACGTCCTCGCGGACATCGACCCGCGGCTCGGGCTGCCCCAGCTGACCGGGTTCGAGAACCACCAGGGCATCACCCACCTCGGCCCGACGGCCCGGCCGTTCGCCCGGACCGTCTTCGGCAACGGCAACGGCACCGGCGACGGCACCGAGGGCGCGTACAACGAGACCGTGTTCGGTACGTACATGCACGGACCCGTCATGGCCCGGAACCCGCAGATCGCGGACCTCCTCCTGAAGCTGGCCCTCGACGTGAACGCGCTGCCGCCGACCGACGACCGGTGGTACGACGCGCTGCGCGCCGAGCGCATCGCGGCGGCCACGCAGCCCGCCTGA
- a CDS encoding Mur ligase family protein yields MSGHPGNPEPLSPRAKLAVTAGKAAAAVSRAAGRGSGSVIGGKVALRLDPDLLGRLAQHLDVVLVSATNGKTTTTRLIAEALRAAGPVVSNALGANMPAGITSALAGGSDSKYGVIEVDEKYLAGVARDTTPKAIALLNLSRDQLDRAAETRMLAEKWREGLNGTKAVVIANADDPLIVWAASSSPNVVWVAAGQEWKDDAWSCPACGGVMQRPGDDWFCGECGFRRPAPSWALNGDHVLDPHGSAWPIRLQLPGRANKANAATSAAVAAVFGVPPQVALERMYQVQAVAGRYDVVSFQGRDLRLLLAKNPAGWLETFSLIDGPPAPVILAVNARGADGTDTSWLWDVDYGRLAGHPIMVIGDRKLDLAVRLEVAGVDFRVCETLDEAVTMAPPGQIELIANYTAFQDVRRRVGN; encoded by the coding sequence ATGTCAGGACACCCCGGTAATCCAGAGCCGCTGTCGCCGCGCGCCAAGCTGGCCGTGACGGCGGGCAAGGCCGCGGCCGCGGTGTCGCGGGCGGCGGGGCGCGGCAGCGGATCGGTGATCGGCGGCAAGGTCGCGCTGAGGCTCGACCCGGACCTCCTCGGTCGGCTCGCGCAGCACCTGGACGTCGTCCTGGTGTCGGCGACCAACGGCAAGACGACGACGACCCGGCTGATCGCGGAGGCCCTGCGCGCCGCCGGCCCCGTGGTCTCGAACGCGCTCGGCGCCAACATGCCCGCGGGCATCACCTCGGCGCTCGCCGGCGGCTCGGACTCCAAGTACGGCGTCATCGAGGTCGACGAGAAGTACCTCGCCGGCGTCGCCCGCGACACCACGCCCAAGGCGATCGCGCTGCTCAACCTCTCCCGCGACCAGCTCGACCGCGCCGCCGAGACGCGGATGCTCGCCGAGAAGTGGCGCGAGGGCCTCAACGGCACCAAGGCCGTGGTCATCGCCAACGCCGACGACCCGCTCATCGTGTGGGCCGCCTCCTCCTCCCCCAACGTGGTGTGGGTGGCCGCGGGCCAGGAGTGGAAGGACGACGCCTGGTCGTGCCCCGCCTGCGGCGGTGTGATGCAGCGTCCGGGCGACGACTGGTTCTGCGGCGAGTGCGGCTTCCGCCGCCCCGCGCCGAGCTGGGCGCTCAACGGCGACCACGTGCTCGACCCGCACGGTTCGGCCTGGCCGATCCGGCTCCAGCTGCCCGGCCGCGCCAACAAGGCGAACGCCGCCACCTCGGCCGCCGTCGCCGCGGTCTTCGGGGTGCCGCCGCAGGTGGCCCTGGAGCGCATGTACCAGGTCCAGGCCGTCGCGGGACGCTATGACGTCGTCTCGTTCCAGGGCCGCGACCTGCGCCTGCTGCTCGCGAAGAACCCGGCCGGCTGGCTCGAGACGTTCTCCCTCATCGACGGGCCTCCGGCCCCGGTGATCCTCGCCGTCAACGCGCGCGGCGCCGACGGCACGGACACCTCCTGGCTGTGGGACGTGGACTACGGGCGGCTCGCCGGTCACCCGATCATGGTGATCGGCGACCGGAAGCTGGACCTCGCGGTCCGCCTGGAGGTCGCGGGTGTGGACTTCCGTGTGTGCGAGACGCTCGACGAGGCCGTCACGATGGCCCCGCCCGGGCAGATCGAGCTGATCGCCAACTACACCGCCTTCCAGGACGTCCGCCGCCGCGTCGGCAACTGA
- the def gene encoding peptide deformylase has product MRNRPIPGSSGLVRAMTLLGDPVLHAPCAPVTDFGPELARLVEDMFATMYAANGVGLAANQVGVGLRVFVYDCPDDEETRHLGHVVNPTLVEADGDVIRGAEGCLSLPGLEAPTPRFDRAVVEGVRLDGTPVRIEGTGFFARCLQHETDHLRGGVYADHVTGWRKSRLLRTIRKQPWGGDASVLEA; this is encoded by the coding sequence ATGCGAAACCGCCCCATCCCCGGCAGTTCCGGCCTCGTCCGAGCGATGACTCTGCTCGGCGACCCCGTACTGCACGCGCCCTGCGCGCCCGTCACCGACTTCGGCCCCGAACTGGCCCGGCTCGTCGAGGACATGTTCGCCACGATGTACGCGGCGAACGGCGTGGGCCTGGCGGCGAACCAGGTCGGTGTGGGCCTGCGGGTCTTCGTGTACGACTGCCCTGACGACGAGGAGACGCGCCACCTGGGACATGTGGTGAATCCGACGTTGGTGGAGGCGGACGGAGACGTGATCCGGGGCGCGGAGGGCTGTCTCTCCCTGCCGGGCCTGGAGGCTCCGACGCCGCGTTTCGACCGCGCCGTGGTGGAGGGCGTCCGGCTGGACGGCACTCCGGTACGGATCGAGGGCACGGGTTTCTTCGCCCGCTGCCTCCAGCACGAGACCGACCACCTGAGGGGCGGGGTCTACGCCGACCATGTGACGGGGTGGCGCAAGTCACGTCTGCTGCGCACGATCCGCAAGCAGCCGTGGGGCGGCGACGCGTCCGTGCTGGAGGCCTGA
- a CDS encoding TetR family transcriptional regulator: MDITHRTTDQQKPAEQRRRELLEAADRVVLRDGPKASMNAIAAEAGITKPILYRHFGDKGGLYRALATRHTDALLSALRAALDAPSDRRRRVEGTLDTYLASIEAMPQVYRFLMHPAEESHQSEQGFDVGRHSAPLLRRMGEELGQVIAERVDLGPAADVQARIWGHGIVGMMHAAGDWWLGERPCSRAELVSSLADLLWGRLAEADDLPGGPGF; encoded by the coding sequence ATGGACATCACACACCGGACCACCGACCAGCAGAAGCCCGCGGAACAGCGCAGGCGCGAACTGTTGGAGGCGGCGGACCGGGTGGTGCTCCGGGACGGACCCAAGGCGTCCATGAACGCCATCGCGGCGGAGGCCGGCATCACCAAGCCGATCCTCTACCGGCACTTCGGAGACAAGGGCGGCCTCTACCGCGCCCTCGCCACCCGCCACACGGACGCGCTCCTCTCGGCGCTCCGGGCCGCGCTCGACGCCCCCTCCGACCGGCGCCGCCGCGTCGAGGGCACCCTCGACACGTACCTCGCCTCGATCGAGGCGATGCCGCAGGTCTACCGCTTCCTCATGCACCCGGCGGAGGAGTCGCACCAGTCCGAGCAGGGCTTCGACGTCGGCCGCCACTCGGCCCCACTGCTGCGCCGCATGGGCGAGGAGCTCGGCCAGGTCATCGCCGAGCGTGTCGACCTGGGCCCCGCCGCCGACGTCCAGGCCCGGATCTGGGGCCACGGCATCGTCGGCATGATGCACGCGGCCGGCGACTGGTGGCTCGGCGAGCGCCCCTGCTCCCGCGCCGAACTGGTCAGCAGCCTCGCCGACCTCCTCTGGGGCCGCCTGGCCGAAGCCGACGATCTCCCCGGCGGGCCGGGGTTCTAG
- a CDS encoding acyl-CoA dehydrogenase family protein encodes MAEFTLELNDDQKQVRDWLHGFAADVMRPAAAEWDEREETPWPIIQEAAKLGIYSLDFYAQQFFDPTGLGVPMTMEELFWGDAGIALSIVGTGLAAVGVLANGTEEQIGTWVPQMYGDANDVKLAAFCSSEPDAGSDVAAMRTRAVYDEAKDEWVLNGTKTWATNGGIANVHVVVAVVDAELGSRGHASFIVPPNTPGLSQGQKFQKHGIRASHTAEVVLEDVRVPGHCLLGGKAKLDERLARAREKAKAGGGERVKNAAMATFEASRPAVGAMAVGTARAAYEVALDYAKTRVQFGRPIIENQGVAFQLADMATQIDAARLLVWRASWMATAGKPFTAAEGSMSKLYASEVAKQVTGQAIQILGGNGYTREYPVERMHRDAAIYTIFEGTSEIQRMVISRALAK; translated from the coding sequence ATGGCCGAGTTCACGCTCGAACTCAACGACGACCAGAAGCAGGTCCGCGACTGGCTGCACGGTTTCGCCGCCGATGTGATGCGTCCGGCCGCGGCCGAATGGGACGAGCGTGAGGAGACCCCCTGGCCGATCATCCAGGAGGCCGCCAAGCTCGGAATCTACTCCCTTGACTTCTACGCCCAGCAGTTCTTCGACCCGACCGGCCTCGGCGTCCCGATGACCATGGAGGAGCTCTTCTGGGGCGACGCGGGCATCGCCCTCTCCATCGTCGGCACCGGCCTCGCCGCCGTCGGCGTCCTCGCCAACGGCACCGAGGAGCAGATCGGCACCTGGGTCCCGCAGATGTACGGCGACGCGAACGACGTCAAGCTCGCCGCCTTCTGCTCCTCCGAGCCCGACGCCGGCTCCGACGTCGCCGCCATGCGGACCCGGGCCGTGTACGACGAGGCCAAGGATGAGTGGGTCCTCAACGGCACCAAGACCTGGGCGACCAACGGCGGCATCGCCAATGTCCACGTCGTCGTCGCCGTCGTCGACGCCGAACTCGGCTCCCGGGGCCACGCCTCCTTCATCGTGCCGCCGAACACCCCCGGCCTCTCGCAGGGGCAGAAGTTCCAGAAGCACGGCATTCGCGCCTCCCACACCGCCGAGGTCGTCCTGGAGGACGTCCGCGTCCCCGGCCACTGCCTCCTCGGCGGCAAGGCCAAGCTCGACGAGCGCCTCGCCCGGGCCCGCGAGAAGGCGAAGGCGGGCGGTGGCGAGAGGGTGAAGAACGCCGCCATGGCCACCTTCGAGGCCTCCCGCCCGGCGGTCGGCGCCATGGCCGTCGGCACCGCCCGCGCCGCGTACGAGGTCGCCCTCGACTACGCGAAGACCCGAGTGCAGTTCGGCCGCCCGATCATCGAGAACCAGGGCGTCGCCTTCCAGCTCGCCGACATGGCCACCCAGATCGACGCGGCCCGGCTCCTCGTCTGGCGCGCCTCCTGGATGGCGACCGCCGGCAAGCCCTTCACCGCGGCCGAGGGCTCCATGTCCAAGCTGTACGCGAGCGAGGTCGCCAAGCAGGTCACCGGCCAGGCCATCCAGATCCTCGGCGGCAACGGCTACACCCGCGAGTACCCGGTGGAGCGGATGCACCGCGACGCGGCCATCTACACGATCTTCGAGGGCACGAGCGAGATCCAGCGCATGGTGATCAGCCGCGCGCTAGCGAAGTAA
- a CDS encoding HEAT repeat domain-containing protein, which produces MLEHTDWAVLEHAYGPAQDTPIRLVQLLDEDPEIQAGALGMLDMSVLHQESLYSATAPAALYVATVLTDPRTMTIHDNYSAWDERPRPLRAALLEWLAMIADSAAYSETTGEDDGNDPQDTDAVRAVCGVICDAVLPHLRAADPTVREAALGTTTALLQSPGLADRIPEATQVLQRLISESSDRRERAAAVLTIGAWGEDVTSWLADPDPAIRACAALSPGCNGNAKATRTVLQALLNPATVDSWFLEPTTADPWAGHPLPHIEGRLRHALLATAIERTSDFKELLPAALASVPFCSNLTIADDWGPLLAAAFPSGYGRGAQLTPAQHRYLNALVDHDPCWRYTHLITSWFDDIGLPPARNAIRALLTGPQPRR; this is translated from the coding sequence GTGCTCGAGCACACCGACTGGGCTGTGCTGGAGCACGCCTACGGCCCAGCGCAGGACACACCGATTCGCCTGGTCCAACTCCTGGACGAGGACCCTGAGATTCAAGCGGGAGCGCTGGGCATGCTGGACATGTCCGTTCTGCACCAGGAGTCCTTGTACAGTGCGACGGCGCCGGCCGCGCTGTACGTGGCAACGGTGTTGACCGATCCCCGCACCATGACCATTCACGACAACTACTCCGCCTGGGATGAACGGCCTCGGCCCCTGCGCGCGGCGTTGCTGGAATGGCTGGCCATGATCGCGGATTCGGCTGCTTACAGCGAGACAACCGGCGAAGACGACGGCAACGATCCGCAGGACACCGATGCGGTCCGCGCTGTCTGCGGCGTGATCTGCGATGCCGTCCTCCCACACCTCCGGGCCGCCGACCCCACGGTCCGGGAGGCCGCCCTCGGCACCACCACCGCACTCCTCCAGTCTCCCGGCCTGGCCGACCGGATCCCGGAAGCCACCCAGGTACTGCAGAGACTGATCTCCGAGAGTTCCGATCGGCGTGAACGCGCTGCCGCGGTCTTGACCATTGGAGCCTGGGGAGAAGACGTCACCAGTTGGCTCGCCGACCCTGACCCCGCCATCCGTGCCTGCGCGGCCCTATCACCAGGCTGCAACGGCAATGCCAAGGCGACGCGGACAGTCCTCCAGGCTCTGCTCAACCCGGCGACCGTCGACTCCTGGTTCCTCGAACCCACCACGGCCGACCCCTGGGCCGGACACCCACTTCCCCACATCGAAGGCCGCCTGCGCCACGCCCTTCTGGCGACGGCCATCGAGCGCACCAGTGACTTCAAGGAACTCCTGCCGGCCGCCCTCGCCTCCGTACCGTTCTGCAGCAACCTCACCATCGCCGACGACTGGGGACCCCTGCTCGCCGCTGCATTCCCTTCCGGCTACGGCAGGGGAGCCCAGCTCACGCCTGCCCAACACCGCTACCTGAACGCTCTCGTCGACCACGATCCGTGCTGGCGCTACACCCACCTCATCACCTCGTGGTTCGACGACATCGGCCTCCCTCCGGCCCGCAATGCCATCAGAGCCCTCCTGACCGGTCCGCAACCCCGCCGATAG
- a CDS encoding DUF3040 domain-containing protein, producing the protein MSYSTDDQRILDAIERRLTHDDPALATRIDALNNQFPHIPRTPEGGRTRRRSPRVVAAAVLAVIALLALILTVMLGSRSTPPTGVDGGPAALSSLSAYDGRALL; encoded by the coding sequence ATGAGTTACTCCACCGATGACCAGCGGATTCTCGACGCGATCGAGCGCCGCCTCACTCACGACGACCCCGCCCTCGCAACCCGGATCGACGCGCTGAACAACCAGTTCCCCCACATACCCCGCACACCCGAGGGCGGCCGAACCCGGAGACGCAGTCCGCGTGTCGTGGCGGCGGCGGTACTGGCCGTCATCGCCCTGCTGGCGCTCATCCTCACCGTCATGCTGGGCAGCCGCTCCACCCCTCCGACGGGAGTGGACGGCGGGCCCGCCGCGCTCTCGTCTCTATCGGCCTACGACGGCCGCGCGCTCCTGTAG
- a CDS encoding RICIN domain-containing protein — MKLMFGRRNRLAQFALGAAVAASVLLPAQPAQAASGLDPFTANFKLTRVDGDKTGLIDSAEAAGVAKASVTDVLGTRTGRPGLCHATGLNGALKPDGFCWDDEDDRSNYADGGGGWMPQGFAGSHAATADGLYAGRSLTATAWYHGTWVKDRKPSETVEDYARVTITESTGGQVKYGHIALVEPVSGNFKPLEYTSHSDGVAWYGNRLFVANGAELQVFDLTRMWRMNDTTSALTRLNAGKTSARFHLWAMPLVARYSTISTAAVDNVSTAWVNNSPRACGPGVNQELCLSSLSVDRSGATPALVSVENRNGAGARIVRWPLSALGTGLPTTVASETTGYTSPVWGIQGTATDGTNYYMSGTCPTYWPGGTELYSCIHVAKPNEAPHVLTQAPQLTQGLSWDPLAKRLWGANEALVDSSGPRRVVFNIEPDAGKPVDGWSWLTNFHQAGSVCATPQGNGTANGTPITVWTCTGADAQRWKYENGLIVHKASGKCITPEANGANTNGALLTLWTCNPSSDVQRFSPSADGSAVNAYGKAITPKGNSFGNGVWLTLWTQGSPTPDVQDWVVKGF; from the coding sequence ATGAAACTCATGTTCGGGCGAAGAAATCGCCTTGCCCAGTTCGCACTCGGCGCGGCCGTGGCCGCCTCAGTCCTGCTTCCCGCTCAGCCCGCCCAGGCCGCCTCGGGTCTGGACCCGTTCACCGCGAACTTCAAGCTCACCCGCGTGGACGGGGACAAGACGGGCCTCATCGACTCCGCCGAGGCCGCCGGAGTCGCCAAGGCGTCCGTCACCGACGTCCTGGGCACCCGTACGGGACGTCCGGGACTGTGTCACGCCACCGGACTGAACGGCGCCCTCAAGCCCGACGGGTTCTGCTGGGACGACGAGGACGACCGGTCCAACTACGCGGACGGCGGCGGCGGCTGGATGCCGCAGGGCTTCGCGGGTTCGCATGCCGCCACCGCCGACGGGCTGTATGCGGGCCGCTCCCTCACCGCCACCGCCTGGTACCACGGCACGTGGGTCAAGGACCGGAAGCCGTCGGAGACCGTCGAGGACTACGCGCGGGTCACGATCACGGAGTCGACCGGCGGCCAGGTCAAGTACGGGCACATCGCGCTCGTGGAGCCGGTCAGCGGCAACTTCAAGCCCCTTGAGTACACCTCGCACTCGGACGGCGTCGCCTGGTACGGCAACCGGCTGTTCGTCGCCAACGGTGCGGAGCTCCAGGTCTTCGACCTGACTCGCATGTGGCGCATGAACGACACCACGAGCGCCCTCACCCGCCTGAACGCGGGCAAGACCTCCGCCCGGTTCCACCTCTGGGCCATGCCGCTCGTCGCCCGCTACAGCACCATCAGCACCGCCGCGGTCGACAACGTCTCCACGGCCTGGGTCAACAACAGCCCCCGTGCCTGCGGTCCGGGCGTCAACCAGGAGCTGTGCCTGAGCAGCCTGAGCGTCGACCGTTCCGGCGCGACGCCGGCCCTGGTCTCGGTGGAGAACCGGAACGGCGCGGGTGCCCGCATCGTCCGCTGGCCCCTGTCGGCCCTCGGCACCGGCCTTCCCACCACAGTGGCCTCGGAGACCACGGGCTACACCTCTCCCGTATGGGGCATCCAGGGCACGGCCACGGACGGCACCAACTACTACATGAGCGGTACCTGCCCGACGTACTGGCCGGGCGGCACCGAGCTCTACTCCTGCATCCACGTGGCCAAGCCCAACGAAGCACCGCACGTCCTCACCCAGGCGCCGCAGCTGACCCAGGGCCTGTCCTGGGACCCCCTCGCCAAGCGGCTGTGGGGCGCCAACGAGGCGCTCGTGGACTCCAGCGGACCGCGCAGGGTCGTGTTCAACATCGAGCCCGACGCCGGCAAGCCCGTCGACGGCTGGAGCTGGCTCACCAACTTCCACCAGGCGGGCTCCGTCTGCGCGACACCCCAGGGCAACGGCACCGCCAACGGCACGCCGATCACGGTGTGGACCTGCACGGGAGCGGACGCCCAGCGCTGGAAGTACGAGAACGGCCTGATCGTCCACAAGGCGAGCGGCAAGTGCATCACCCCCGAGGCGAACGGCGCGAACACCAACGGCGCGCTCCTGACCCTGTGGACGTGCAACCCCTCCAGCGACGTCCAGCGGTTCTCCCCCTCGGCCGACGGCAGCGCCGTGAACGCCTACGGCAAGGCCATCACGCCGAAGGGCAACTCCTTCGGCAACGGCGTCTGGCTGACCCTATGGACCCAGGGCAGCCCCACCCCTGACGTCCAGGACTGGGTGGTGAAGGGCTTCTAG